Proteins encoded together in one Miscanthus floridulus cultivar M001 chromosome 16, ASM1932011v1, whole genome shotgun sequence window:
- the LOC136512329 gene encoding ammonium transporter 2 member 1-like produces MAASGGAYAAQLPAVPDWLNKGDNAWQLTAATLVGIQSMPGLVVLYGSIVKKKWAVNSAFMALYAYASSLLVWVLVGFRMAFGERLLPFWGKAGVALSQGYLVGRASLSATAHGATPRTEPLFPEATLVLFQFEFAAITLVLLAGSVLGRMNIKAWMAFTPLWLLFSYTVGAFSLWGGGFLYHWGVIDYSGGYVIHLSSGVAGFTAAYWVGPRLKSDRERFSPNNILLMIAGGGLLWMGWAGFNGGAPYAANIAASVAVLNTNVSAATSLLTWTCLDVIFFNKPSVIGAVQGMMTGLVCITPGAGLVQTWAAVLMGVFAGSVPWFTMMILHKKSALLMRVDDTLGVFHTHAVAGLLGGVLTGLLATPELLEIQSPVPGLRGAFYGGGARQVGKQLAGAAFVVAWNVAVTSLILLAIGLVVPLRMPDDQLMIGDDAAHGEEAYALWGDGEKFDATRHDLAARVGGGGIMDREGSADQRMSGMGARGVTIQL; encoded by the exons ATGGCGGCGTCGGGCGGCGCGTACGCGGCGCAGCTCCCGGCGGTGCCGGACTGGCTGAACAAGGGCGACAACGCGTGGCAGCTGACGGCGGCGACGCTGGTGGGCATCCAGTCCATGCCAGGTCTGGTGGTGCTGTACGGCAGCATCGTGAAGAAGAAGTGGGCCGTGAACTCGGCCTTCATGGCGCTCTACGCCTACGCGTCGTCGCTGCTGGTGTGGGTGCTGGTGGGGTTCCGCATGGCGTTCGGGGAGCGGCTGCTCCCGTTCTGGGGCAAGGCCGGCGTAGCGCTCTCCCAGGGGTACCTCGTCGGGCGCGCCTCGCTCTCGGCCACCGCGCACGGGGCCACGCCCCGCACCGAGCCCCTCTTCCCGGAGGCGACGCTGGTGCTGTTCCAGTTCGAGTTCGCCGCCATCACGCTCGTGCTCCTGGCGGGCTCCGTGCTGGGCCGCATGAACATCAAGGCCTGGATGGCCTTCACCCCGCTCTGGCTCCTCTTCTCCTACACCGTCGGCGCCTTCAGCCTCTGGGGCGGCGGATTCCTCTACCACTGGGGCGTCATCGACTACTCCGGCGGATACGTCATCCACCTCTCCTCCGGCGTCGCCGGCTTCACCGCCGCCTACTGG GTGGGCCCGAGGCTGAAGAGCGACCGGGAGCGCTTCTCCCCGAACAACATCCTGCTGATGATCGCGGGCGGCGGGCTGCTGTGGATGGGCTGGGCCGGCTTCAACGGCGGCGCGCCCTACGCCGCCAACATCGCGGCGTCCGTGGCCGTGCTCAACACCAACGTCTCCGCCGCCACCAGCCTCCTCACCTGGACCTGCCTCGACGTCATCTTCTTCAACAAGCCGTCCGTGATCGGCGCCGTGCAGGGCATGATGACGGGGCTCGTCTGCATCACCCCAGGAGCAG GCCTGGTGCAGACGTGGGCGGCGGTGCTCATGGGCGTATTCGCGGGGAGCGTGCCATGGTTCACCATGATGATCCTGCACAAGAAGTCGGCGCTGCTGATGAGGGTGGACGACACGCTGGGCGTCTTCCACACGCACGCCGTGGCGGGCCTGCTGGGCGGCGTCCTCACGGGGCTGCTGGCCACGCCGGAGCTGCTGGAGATCCAGTCCCCGGTGCCGGGCCTCCGCGGCGCGTTCTACGGCGGCGGGGCCCGGCAGGTCGGGAAGCAGCTGGCGGGGGCCGCCTTTGTGGTGGCGTGGAACGTGGCCGTCACGTCGCTCATCCTGCTCGCCATCGGCCTGGTGGTGCCGCTGCGGATGCCCGACGACCAGCTCATGATCGGCGACGACGCCGCGCACGGGGAGGAGGCCTACGCGCTCTGGGGTGACGGCGAGAAGTTCGACGCCACGAGGCACGACTTGGCGGCGAGGGTCGGCGGCGGTGGCATTATGGATAGGGAAGGGTCGGCGGACCAGCGGATGTCAGGCATGGGAGCCAGGGGCGTCACCATTCAGCTGTAG